In Amycolatopsis methanolica 239, a single genomic region encodes these proteins:
- a CDS encoding transketolase C-terminal domain-containing protein, with protein sequence MGRGQDPDVYDGDDRAFTVEEHSVLGGLGGAVAEVVAEQGLRARVVRHGLRDEYALIGPPTHLYRHYRLDAEGIARAARAAVR encoded by the coding sequence ATCGGCCGCGGACAGGACCCGGATGTCTACGACGGCGACGACCGGGCCTTCACCGTCGAAGAGCACAGCGTTCTCGGCGGGCTCGGCGGTGCGGTCGCCGAGGTCGTCGCCGAGCAGGGCCTGCGGGCACGGGTGGTCCGGCACGGCCTGCGCGACGAGTACGCCCTCATCGGACCGCCGACCCACCTGTACCGGCACTACCGGCTCGACGCGGAGGGAATCGCCCGGGCCGCCCGGGCGGCGGTGAGGTGA
- a CDS encoding ABC transporter permease, whose product MLRYLAGKAGRAVFVVWAAFTLTFILLYVLPANPVDLLFDPAEVNSVPPEVKAAVAESYGFTEPVLVQYLDRLGHAVHGDFGTSAQTGASVASSIAGVLPATLGLAVGALALALVIAFVIALVATATRQRWLRNLVESLPTASVSIPVFLSGILLLQIFAFRLGWFPAFGERGWQSLVLPLVTLAIPVSGPIAQLLVRSFATEFRSGYVTTSWAKGATRARIIVGDVFRNASLPALTIAAVTFGSLMVNAVIVETVFARKGLGRMTQTAINTLDLPLVQGIVVFVAAAFALINLVVDLVYPLLDPRLRATLAVAGGRGTR is encoded by the coding sequence ATGCTGCGATACCTCGCCGGCAAGGCCGGCCGGGCGGTGTTCGTGGTCTGGGCCGCCTTCACGCTGACCTTCATCCTGCTCTACGTCCTGCCTGCGAACCCGGTCGACCTGCTCTTCGACCCGGCCGAGGTCAACTCGGTGCCGCCGGAGGTGAAGGCGGCGGTGGCCGAGAGCTACGGCTTCACCGAGCCGGTGCTGGTGCAGTACCTGGACCGGCTCGGGCACGCGGTCCACGGTGATTTCGGCACCTCCGCCCAGACGGGCGCGTCGGTGGCCTCCTCGATCGCGGGTGTCCTGCCGGCCACGCTCGGCCTGGCCGTGGGAGCGCTGGCCCTCGCGCTGGTCATCGCGTTCGTCATCGCGCTGGTGGCGACCGCGACCCGGCAGCGGTGGCTGCGCAACCTGGTGGAGTCGCTGCCGACGGCGTCGGTGTCGATTCCGGTGTTCCTGTCCGGGATCCTGCTGCTGCAGATCTTCGCGTTCCGGCTGGGCTGGTTCCCGGCGTTCGGCGAGCGGGGCTGGCAGAGCCTGGTGCTGCCGCTGGTCACGCTGGCGATCCCGGTGTCCGGGCCCATCGCGCAGCTGCTGGTGCGGTCGTTCGCCACCGAGTTCCGCTCGGGGTACGTCACGACCAGCTGGGCCAAGGGCGCCACCCGCGCGCGGATCATCGTCGGCGACGTGTTCCGCAACGCGAGCCTGCCCGCGCTGACGATCGCCGCGGTGACGTTCGGCAGCCTCATGGTCAACGCGGTCATCGTGGAGACCGTGTTCGCCCGCAAGGGCCTCGGCCGGATGACCCAGACCGCGATCAACACCCTCGACCTGCCGCTGGTGCAGGGGATCGTGGTGTTCGTCGCCGCCGCGTTCGCGCTGATCAACCTTGTCGTGGACCTGGTGTACCCGCTGCTGGACCCGCGTCTGCGCGCCACGCTCGCGGTCGCCGGGGGAAGGGGGACCCGATGA
- a CDS encoding ABC transporter substrate-binding protein: MAAAIAVVVIAGIVVAVVRGGGSGEATAAGQPVRGGTLQFALIDYQRSPDPQWGTNYAESLIGNNITDKLTWQDPATGEITPWLAQSWEYNSDLTEFTFHLRRDVTFSDGSPFDAEVVKANFDQYVHGDPALGILPNGASLLRGYRETQVLDPYTVKISFAQPLASFLQASSFTANAQPGFLSLSTLKLSADQRTDPTKVIGTGPFVYESWEPQVKTVLARRAGYHWSPPALHHEGEAYLDKVVFNTIPEASVRTGSLVSGTVDATLDVGTTDEKPLADQGFQIIHRGVSGTAIYFAFNSSLFPTNDIAVRKAIQLGWDRQAIEKTILTPSYSIAKSILEPSVPGFADYSGSVLRYDPDQARRLLDQAGWVPGADGTRVKDGRKLTVKLLGISNLVVNKPAYESVQQDLREIGIDLQLTVVPIPDYTAQQAKAKTDWNITAANRSRNDPAALTLQFGPSAGNSTYLSADSTDVDVNEVAQVLGKLETTLDPATRNAYAKQAQDILLEKYALVNPVYNPSQVIAHAPYVHGIVFDAQSRNHFVDAWKNPGN; the protein is encoded by the coding sequence GTGGCCGCGGCGATCGCGGTCGTCGTGATCGCCGGGATCGTCGTCGCGGTCGTCCGCGGCGGCGGCTCCGGCGAGGCCACGGCCGCCGGTCAGCCCGTGCGCGGCGGCACCCTGCAGTTCGCGCTGATCGACTACCAGCGCAGCCCCGACCCGCAGTGGGGCACCAACTACGCCGAATCGCTCATCGGCAACAACATCACCGACAAGCTCACCTGGCAGGACCCGGCCACCGGTGAGATCACGCCGTGGCTGGCGCAGTCCTGGGAGTACAACAGCGACCTCACCGAGTTCACCTTCCACCTGCGCCGGGACGTGACCTTCAGCGACGGCTCGCCATTCGACGCCGAGGTGGTCAAGGCCAACTTCGACCAGTACGTCCACGGCGACCCCGCGCTGGGCATCCTGCCCAACGGCGCCTCGCTGCTGCGCGGCTACCGCGAAACCCAGGTTCTGGACCCCTACACCGTCAAGATCAGCTTCGCGCAGCCGCTGGCCAGCTTCCTGCAGGCCTCCTCGTTCACCGCGAACGCCCAGCCCGGGTTCCTGTCCCTGTCGACGCTCAAGCTCAGCGCCGACCAGCGCACCGACCCGACGAAGGTGATCGGCACCGGCCCGTTCGTCTACGAGTCGTGGGAACCGCAGGTCAAGACCGTCCTGGCGCGTCGTGCCGGCTACCACTGGTCGCCGCCCGCGCTGCACCACGAGGGCGAGGCCTACCTGGACAAGGTCGTGTTCAACACGATCCCGGAGGCCAGCGTGCGCACCGGCTCGCTCGTCTCGGGCACCGTCGACGCCACCCTGGACGTCGGCACCACCGACGAGAAACCGCTGGCCGACCAGGGGTTCCAGATCATCCACCGCGGCGTCTCGGGCACCGCGATCTACTTCGCCTTCAACAGTTCGCTGTTCCCCACCAACGACATCGCCGTGCGCAAGGCCATCCAGCTCGGCTGGGACCGGCAGGCGATCGAGAAGACCATCCTCACCCCGTCCTACTCGATCGCGAAGTCCATCCTCGAACCGTCGGTGCCCGGATTCGCCGACTACAGCGGCTCGGTCCTGAGGTACGACCCGGATCAGGCCAGGCGGCTGCTGGACCAGGCGGGCTGGGTGCCCGGGGCGGACGGTACCCGCGTGAAGGACGGCCGCAAGCTCACCGTGAAACTGCTGGGCATCAGCAACCTGGTGGTGAACAAACCCGCCTACGAGTCGGTGCAGCAGGACCTGCGGGAGATCGGCATCGACCTGCAGCTCACCGTCGTCCCCATCCCGGACTACACCGCGCAGCAGGCCAAGGCGAAGACCGACTGGAACATCACCGCCGCCAACCGCTCGCGCAACGACCCGGCCGCGCTCACGTTGCAGTTCGGTCCTTCGGCGGGCAACAGCACCTACCTCTCCGCGGACTCCACGGACGTGGACGTGAACGAGGTCGCGCAGGTGCTGGGCAAGCTGGAAACCACCCTGGACCCGGCGACCCGCAACGCCTACGCGAAGCAGGCGCAGGACATCCTGCTGGAGAAGTACGCGCTGGTGAACCCGGTCTACAACCCCTCGCAGGTCATCGCGCACGCCCCGTACGTGCACGGGATCGTCTTCGACGCGCAGTCCCGCAACCACTTCGTGGACGCCTGGAAGAACCCCGGGAACTGA
- a CDS encoding dipeptide ABC transporter ATP-binding protein: MSEDPLLRITGLAVDYRTGRRAWTTAVHDVSLHVEPGEFVSLVGESGSGKTTVIQGALGLLPDSARIRSGTIEFSGVDVTGWNDQRMALVRGNHVGFVPQDPNTSLNPVKRIGQQVVEAVRFNEPGKRTAAEHRAAALESLRTAGLADAERVFGQYPHELSGGMKQRALIAIALAGKPKIIVADEPTSALDVTFQKVILDHLERLREELGIGILLVTHDLGVALDRSDRILVMRGGRIVESGPVREVLDATADDYTRQLLDANPARHTGRLEPASGIPVVPGEVVLRANGLSKTYQLRGRGELRALDAADLVVRKGTTHAIVGESGAGKSTLASILAGFTTAEAGTVHLGERSLTGLRGAELRAVRRDLQFVFQNPFTSLDPRWTVAKLVAEPLRAFGLGGTRRERTGRVVELLTAVALDESHLHRLPGQLSGGQRQRVAIARALALTPQVLVLDEAVSALDVVAQAQILQLLVDLQAEFGLSYVFVTHDLGVVRLIAHDVSVMKDGAVVETGPVERIFGAPEHPYTRELLDAIPGTRLAAAGAR, translated from the coding sequence ATGAGCGAGGACCCGCTGCTGCGGATCACCGGCCTGGCGGTCGACTACCGCACCGGCCGTCGTGCCTGGACCACCGCGGTCCACGACGTCAGCCTGCACGTCGAACCCGGCGAGTTCGTGTCGCTGGTCGGCGAGTCCGGATCGGGCAAGACCACCGTGATCCAGGGTGCGCTGGGCCTGCTGCCGGACTCGGCGCGGATCCGGTCGGGCACCATCGAGTTCTCCGGTGTGGACGTGACCGGGTGGAACGACCAGCGGATGGCGCTGGTGCGCGGCAACCACGTGGGGTTCGTGCCGCAGGACCCGAACACCTCACTCAACCCGGTCAAGCGGATCGGGCAGCAGGTGGTCGAGGCGGTCCGCTTCAACGAACCGGGCAAGCGGACCGCGGCCGAGCACCGGGCGGCCGCGCTGGAGAGCCTGCGCACCGCGGGCCTGGCCGACGCGGAGCGCGTGTTCGGGCAGTACCCGCACGAGTTGTCCGGTGGCATGAAACAACGCGCGCTCATCGCGATCGCACTGGCGGGCAAGCCGAAGATCATCGTCGCCGACGAGCCCACCAGCGCGCTGGACGTGACGTTCCAGAAGGTCATCCTGGACCACCTGGAGCGGCTGCGCGAGGAGCTGGGCATCGGCATCCTGCTGGTCACCCACGATCTCGGGGTGGCGCTGGACCGGTCGGACCGCATCCTGGTCATGCGGGGCGGGCGGATCGTCGAATCCGGTCCGGTGCGGGAGGTGCTGGACGCCACCGCCGACGACTACACGCGACAGTTGCTCGACGCCAATCCGGCGCGTCACACCGGGCGGCTGGAACCGGCGTCCGGCATCCCGGTGGTTCCGGGCGAGGTGGTGTTGCGGGCGAACGGCCTGAGCAAGACCTACCAGCTGCGGGGCCGCGGTGAGCTGCGTGCCCTGGATGCCGCGGATCTGGTGGTGCGCAAGGGAACCACGCACGCGATCGTGGGCGAGTCCGGGGCGGGGAAGTCCACGCTGGCGAGCATCCTGGCCGGCTTCACGACCGCCGAGGCCGGCACGGTCCACCTGGGCGAGCGTTCGCTCACCGGGCTGCGCGGAGCCGAGTTGCGCGCCGTGCGCCGGGACCTGCAGTTCGTGTTCCAGAACCCGTTCACCTCGCTCGACCCGCGGTGGACGGTCGCCAAGCTGGTGGCCGAGCCGTTGCGCGCGTTCGGGCTGGGCGGCACCCGGCGTGAGCGGACCGGCCGGGTGGTCGAGCTGCTGACGGCGGTGGCGCTGGACGAAAGCCACCTGCACCGCCTGCCCGGTCAGCTGTCCGGTGGTCAGCGGCAGCGGGTCGCGATCGCCCGCGCGCTGGCGCTCACCCCGCAGGTGCTGGTGCTCGACGAGGCGGTCAGCGCGCTCGACGTCGTGGCGCAGGCGCAGATCCTGCAGTTGCTCGTCGACCTGCAGGCCGAGTTCGGGCTGAGCTACGTGTTCGTCACCCACGACCTGGGCGTGGTCCGGCTGATCGCGCACGACGTGTCCGTGATGAAGGACGGCGCGGTGGTCGAGACCGGCCCGGTGGAGCGGATCTTCGGCGCCCCGGAGCACCCCTACACCCGAGAACTGCTGGACGCGATCCCCGGCACGCGCCTGGCCGCGGCCGGCGCGCGGTAA
- a CDS encoding LysR family transcriptional regulator has protein sequence MYDVRRLLLIRDLAEHGTLGAVSELHGITTSAVSQQLRALEQEAGSTLLRRDGRVLRLTHAGQVLVRHAAKVLQALDEAESAVAAAREGTSGTVTLVGFRTALMALARPVLDRLRHSEVKLRLVTAIKEPALNALRAGEADLAITYHYSFRSQTLPDGLESEFLVADPLVLLAPPPAHAGVERDGLRALAEADWIAASEGAPSIDSLLHNCRAAGFTPQIAHRIDNFGDMARLVEAGAGATIVPRLAVPPELSHLVAASVAHGTRQISVSRRRGTAGHPAVATVAQALKAAISDRATWPGTTGSRTT, from the coding sequence ATGTACGACGTCCGGCGGCTGCTGCTGATCCGCGACCTCGCCGAGCACGGCACGCTCGGCGCGGTGTCGGAGCTGCACGGCATCACCACCTCCGCGGTGTCCCAGCAGCTGCGGGCGCTGGAGCAGGAGGCAGGCAGCACGCTGCTGCGCCGTGACGGACGGGTGCTGCGGCTGACCCACGCCGGGCAGGTGCTGGTCCGGCACGCCGCGAAGGTGCTGCAGGCGCTGGACGAGGCCGAAAGCGCGGTCGCGGCCGCGCGGGAGGGCACGTCCGGGACGGTGACCCTGGTGGGGTTCCGCACCGCGCTGATGGCGCTCGCCCGCCCCGTGCTGGACCGCTTGCGGCACTCGGAGGTGAAGCTGCGGCTGGTCACCGCGATCAAGGAGCCGGCGCTGAACGCGCTGCGGGCGGGCGAGGCGGATCTGGCGATCACCTACCACTACTCGTTCCGCAGCCAAACCCTGCCCGACGGTCTGGAGTCGGAGTTCCTGGTGGCCGACCCGCTGGTGCTGCTGGCGCCACCGCCCGCGCACGCCGGGGTGGAGCGGGACGGCCTGCGCGCGCTGGCCGAAGCCGACTGGATAGCGGCCTCGGAGGGCGCCCCGTCGATCGACTCGCTGCTGCACAACTGCCGGGCCGCCGGCTTCACGCCCCAGATCGCCCACCGGATCGACAACTTCGGCGACATGGCGCGCCTGGTCGAGGCCGGCGCGGGGGCCACCATCGTGCCACGGCTGGCCGTGCCGCCCGAACTGTCCCACCTGGTGGCCGCTTCGGTGGCCCACGGAACGCGGCAGATCTCGGTCAGCCGCCGCCGGGGCACGGCCGGCCACCCCGCCGTGGCCACCGTCGCGCAGGCACTGAAAGCGGCGATCAGCGACCGCGCCACCTGGCCGGGCACGACGGGGAGCCGCACGACCTGA
- a CDS encoding ABC transporter permease, translated as MTATVLAPSRSGALRRLGEAARRRGLVLAWVIVLVALGWALFPSLFTSYSPYAGDPDASFAPPGAEHWFGTDRLGRDLFARTVHGAGTTLTATLFAVLIGFGAGSLLGLVAGFARGWADTAIMRVVDVFLAIPNLLLAMVIVSVLGYATDNIALAVGISSIASFARVMRAEVLSVASRDYVRAAYGLGVRRLGVVVRHIVPNSLSSVLALAALEIGSAILSVAGLGFLGYGAPPPEPEWGLLVAEGRDFVAVHPWISLLPGVALAAVVLATHRISTSLRKDHG; from the coding sequence ATGACGGCGACCGTGCTGGCGCCCAGCCGGTCCGGCGCGCTGCGGCGACTCGGGGAGGCGGCGCGCCGGCGCGGGCTGGTGCTGGCGTGGGTGATCGTGCTGGTGGCGCTCGGGTGGGCGCTGTTCCCGTCGCTGTTCACCTCCTACAGCCCCTACGCCGGCGACCCGGACGCCAGCTTCGCCCCGCCCGGCGCCGAGCACTGGTTCGGCACCGACCGGCTGGGGCGGGACCTGTTCGCCCGCACCGTGCACGGGGCCGGCACCACGCTGACCGCGACCCTGTTCGCGGTGCTGATCGGGTTCGGCGCCGGCTCGCTGCTGGGGCTGGTCGCCGGGTTCGCCCGCGGCTGGGCCGACACCGCGATCATGCGGGTGGTCGACGTGTTCCTGGCGATCCCGAACCTGTTGCTGGCCATGGTGATCGTGTCGGTGCTGGGTTACGCCACCGACAACATCGCCCTCGCCGTGGGGATCTCCTCGATCGCGTCGTTCGCCCGGGTGATGCGGGCCGAGGTGCTCTCCGTCGCCTCACGGGACTACGTACGCGCGGCCTACGGGCTGGGGGTGCGCAGACTCGGCGTCGTGGTGCGGCACATCGTGCCGAACTCACTGAGCTCGGTGCTCGCACTGGCGGCGCTGGAGATCGGCTCGGCGATCCTGTCGGTCGCCGGGCTCGGGTTCCTCGGTTACGGCGCCCCGCCGCCGGAGCCGGAGTGGGGGCTGCTGGTGGCCGAGGGCCGCGACTTCGTGGCCGTGCACCCGTGGATTTCGCTGCTGCCGGGCGTGGCGCTGGCCGCGGTCGTGCTCGCCACCCACCGGATCAGCACGTCGTTGAGAAAGGACCACGGATGA